Proteins co-encoded in one Acidobacteriota bacterium genomic window:
- a CDS encoding DMT family transporter: MPRLSPSALAHLLLLGVVAVWGATFTLVKDALQDASPLLFNLLRMALAAIALIIINRRSLRQISKGTLLSGLVVGIFLAAGYQLQTAGLARTTAAKSAFITGLVVVFVPMLSAIRAIRPANAYAPRWSSGLGALLAFAGLLLLTTPAGTTWANLFTSIGTGDLLTLLCSIAFAAHLLALAHTSTRVPIAQLATLQIAAAALVMAITLPLGGPIYLHLTSRLIVALAITSLLATAAAFTIQSWAQQHLPPTHTALLLTLEPVFAWLVSFLFLGERLSVRSLEGAGLIFAGILVTELLPTAEPVPAYPSS; encoded by the coding sequence TTGCCTCGTCTAAGCCCTTCCGCTCTCGCGCATCTTCTGCTCCTCGGTGTCGTTGCCGTATGGGGTGCGACCTTTACGCTCGTCAAGGATGCGCTGCAGGATGCGTCACCCCTTCTCTTCAATCTTCTGCGCATGGCCCTTGCCGCCATCGCGCTCATAATTATTAACCGGCGCAGCCTTCGGCAGATCTCAAAGGGCACGCTGCTCTCCGGGCTGGTCGTGGGTATTTTTCTCGCAGCCGGATACCAGCTTCAGACCGCTGGACTTGCACGGACGACTGCTGCAAAGTCCGCCTTCATCACCGGCCTGGTAGTGGTGTTCGTCCCGATGCTGTCGGCGATTCGTGCCATTCGCCCAGCCAACGCCTATGCTCCCCGCTGGAGCTCCGGACTCGGTGCCCTGCTTGCGTTTGCCGGCCTGCTGCTGCTTACTACACCGGCGGGGACGACATGGGCGAATCTGTTTACCTCGATCGGGACGGGCGACCTGCTCACGCTGCTCTGCTCTATTGCCTTTGCCGCTCACCTGCTCGCGCTGGCACACACCTCGACGCGCGTCCCCATCGCCCAGCTGGCGACGCTGCAAATCGCAGCCGCAGCCCTGGTGATGGCAATTACATTGCCGCTCGGCGGGCCAATCTATCTCCATCTCACATCACGGCTTATCGTCGCGCTGGCTATCACCAGCCTGCTTGCGACCGCGGCGGCGTTCACCATACAGAGCTGGGCGCAGCAGCATCTGCCGCCAACCCACACGGCGCTGCTGCTTACACTGGAGCCGGTGTTCGCCTGGCTGGTCTCATTTCTTTTTCTGGGTGAACGGCTAAGCGTCCGTTCGCTGGAGGGCGCTGGACTGATCTTCGCAGGCATTCTCGTTACCGAGCTGCTGCCGACGGCAGAACCGGTCCCCGCCTATCCCTCATCATGA
- the truA gene encoding tRNA pseudouridine(38-40) synthase TruA has product MPHWKLTVAYDGTSFNGWQVQPGLPTVQGTLAQSLHRITGEAVLPQGSGRTDTGVHALGQVASVTLNSPIPAPNLQRALNNQLPGSVRIVSIEPAAPDFHARYSARRKTYEYRIAPHAICPPTLAPFVWNCTWPLDLAAMQQAALHVIGEHDFASFAATDPDLHSRTDAKDFLLAGKSSVRKIFSSSWNRQEDGLLIYRVAGSGFLHHMVRNLVGTFVDAGRGRTSAEAVPTILAARSRSAAGPTAPPQGLFLVEVDYETK; this is encoded by the coding sequence CAGGGCACCCTTGCCCAGTCCCTCCATCGCATTACCGGGGAGGCGGTTCTACCCCAGGGCTCGGGTCGCACCGATACCGGGGTTCACGCCCTGGGCCAGGTAGCCTCCGTTACCCTCAATTCACCCATTCCGGCACCCAATTTGCAACGCGCGCTTAACAATCAGCTTCCCGGGAGCGTTCGTATCGTCTCGATAGAACCCGCTGCCCCAGACTTTCACGCACGTTACAGTGCCCGGCGCAAGACGTACGAATACCGCATCGCCCCCCATGCCATCTGTCCGCCGACTCTCGCCCCCTTTGTCTGGAACTGCACCTGGCCTCTCGATCTGGCTGCCATGCAGCAGGCAGCCCTTCACGTAATCGGCGAACATGACTTCGCATCCTTCGCCGCGACAGATCCCGACCTTCACTCTCGAACCGACGCTAAGGACTTCCTCCTTGCGGGAAAGTCGTCCGTTCGCAAAATCTTTTCCTCATCGTGGAACCGGCAGGAGGATGGCCTGCTGATTTATCGCGTCGCCGGATCGGGATTCCTGCATCACATGGTTCGCAATCTGGTTGGCACCTTCGTCGACGCAGGCCGTGGCCGGACGTCCGCCGAGGCAGTTCCCACCATACTCGCGGCGCGCTCACGCTCCGCCGCCGGGCCCACTGCCCCCCCGCAGGGACTTTTCCTGGTTGAAGTTGATTACGAGACGAAGTAA
- a CDS encoding M20/M25/M40 family metallo-hydrolase: MTASTHQRVTQLATLTAVHRAFYWLHLHQPQIRRWLLETVRIPGPPFGEQQRAEAFLERFRSLGLTNVHLDEEGNALGELATEGGEDESPVILLSAHLDTVFPAETPCDPLEASDSPRIFGPGICDNGAGLSALLALAAALRYAKVNPPATILFAANVGEEGEGNLRGMRHIFTRGSYRDRIAAAIALEGSGTSAVVTSGLGSLRYRITITGPGGHSWSDAGVPNPILLLSRALSAISHLPLSSTPLTTLNLGHISGGTSVNSIPSSATALIELRSTGTAQMREAAHEIQRILHETVAPYTALPAPASLSIEEIGDRPAAELSTGSALLDLLHSVDRHLNLSTEQRLGSTDANLPLSLGIPAVAIATGGTGGGIHTLDEWYDPTGREVALRRILLLLLASTQIAPQLADEAASAPSSAEVHSTP; the protein is encoded by the coding sequence ATGACCGCATCCACCCATCAGCGAGTAACGCAACTGGCGACGCTCACCGCAGTTCATCGCGCCTTCTATTGGCTGCATCTTCACCAGCCGCAGATACGCCGCTGGCTGCTGGAGACGGTCCGCATCCCCGGGCCTCCCTTCGGAGAGCAGCAGCGTGCGGAGGCATTTCTTGAGCGTTTTCGTTCACTCGGCCTCACCAACGTCCATCTCGATGAGGAGGGCAATGCGCTCGGCGAACTCGCCACGGAGGGCGGGGAGGATGAGTCGCCGGTGATCCTGCTCTCGGCGCATCTGGACACGGTCTTTCCTGCCGAAACGCCATGCGATCCACTTGAGGCCTCAGACTCGCCGCGCATCTTTGGCCCGGGTATCTGCGACAACGGCGCTGGCCTTTCTGCCTTACTGGCCCTGGCCGCTGCTTTACGCTATGCGAAGGTTAACCCTCCTGCGACCATACTGTTTGCGGCAAATGTTGGAGAAGAAGGTGAGGGTAACCTGCGCGGCATGCGCCACATCTTCACGCGCGGGAGCTATCGTGACCGTATCGCTGCAGCCATTGCGCTGGAAGGCAGTGGGACTTCGGCTGTCGTCACCAGCGGCCTCGGCAGCTTGAGATACCGCATCACGATCACTGGCCCTGGAGGGCACTCCTGGTCGGATGCCGGTGTGCCCAATCCGATCCTGCTGCTCAGCCGGGCGCTCTCGGCGATCTCGCACCTGCCGCTGTCATCGACGCCGCTGACCACTCTCAACCTCGGGCATATCTCCGGCGGAACCTCGGTCAATTCCATCCCATCGTCGGCAACAGCTCTCATCGAACTGCGATCGACCGGAACGGCGCAGATGCGCGAGGCGGCGCACGAGATCCAGCGCATCCTGCACGAGACGGTCGCTCCATATACCGCACTGCCTGCTCCGGCCAGCCTGAGCATTGAGGAGATTGGAGACCGCCCGGCCGCGGAGCTTTCCACCGGTTCGGCGTTGCTCGATCTGCTCCACTCGGTCGACCGCCACCTGAATCTGTCTACAGAACAGCGGCTGGGATCGACCGACGCCAACCTGCCTTTGTCGCTTGGGATTCCAGCAGTGGCTATCGCTACGGGAGGAACGGGCGGAGGCATCCACACGCTCGATGAGTGGTACGACCCCACAGGCCGCGAGGTCGCTCTGCGGCGCATCCTGCTTCTATTGCTGGCAAGTACGCAGATTGCACCGCAGCTTGCCGATGAAGCCGCGTCCGCGCCTTCAAGCGCTGAGGTACACTCGACGCCGTGA
- a CDS encoding amidohydrolase: MFTLLLTVPLLSPAQPASPAGGPDIVYFHAKILTGAHLRANDPSGTPAQASALAVSRGRIVAVGSDADILRRKGPQTKIVDLGGAFMMPGFNDAHTHIASAGQQKLTIDLDGTTSLAEMQQRIRAFAAKAAPGAWLQGGGWDHTKWPGKTLPTRQDIDAVSGGHPAVLERTDGHILIANSAALAAAGITRDTPDPAGGKIDHDATGELTGILREGPAMSILYKVVPPPTTEERCKALALAIDDALAHGVTSVQDLSSWEDFLVLEDMEKAGKLHLRVSEWLAFGASLDTLKKERASHPADDPLLRTGMLKGFMDGSLGSRTAALAAPYSDDPGNSGIPRYDQATLDAMTKERADAGFQVGLHVIGDQANHMALDAFEAADANTAQREKADMNTCFSRLSEDARKRMQEGKLFDPCGVPRGSPSYYMRYRIEHAQVLLPADFDLYRQLGVIASMQPSHLLTDMNWAEERLGSERAKYSYAWRSMLDHHIPLAFGTDYPVESINPFRGLYAAITRQNEAGTRTYQPQEKIMLNEAIYAYTQGSAFAEFRERDLGRLEPGSLADFVVLDRDITSTTPQQLLHTNVLRTVVSGETVYTASGANGGPSK, encoded by the coding sequence ATCTTTACTCTGCTGCTGACCGTGCCCCTTCTATCGCCGGCACAGCCAGCCTCGCCTGCCGGCGGTCCCGACATCGTCTACTTCCACGCGAAGATTCTTACCGGTGCGCACCTCCGCGCTAACGATCCATCGGGGACACCCGCGCAGGCATCGGCGCTGGCGGTCTCACGCGGAAGGATCGTTGCGGTTGGCAGCGACGCAGATATCCTGCGGCGCAAGGGCCCGCAGACGAAGATCGTCGATCTTGGCGGTGCGTTCATGATGCCGGGCTTCAATGATGCGCATACGCACATCGCAAGCGCAGGCCAGCAGAAGCTGACCATCGATCTCGACGGCACAACTTCACTGGCGGAGATGCAGCAGCGTATCCGCGCATTCGCAGCAAAGGCAGCGCCTGGGGCATGGCTTCAGGGAGGCGGGTGGGACCATACGAAGTGGCCGGGCAAGACACTGCCTACGCGTCAGGACATCGATGCCGTCAGCGGTGGCCATCCCGCCGTGCTCGAGCGCACCGACGGCCATATCCTGATTGCCAACTCCGCCGCGCTCGCCGCCGCGGGTATCACGCGCGATACGCCGGACCCTGCCGGCGGCAAGATCGACCACGACGCCACCGGCGAACTCACAGGCATCCTGCGCGAAGGCCCGGCGATGTCGATTCTCTATAAAGTCGTTCCTCCACCGACCACCGAAGAGCGCTGCAAGGCCCTTGCGCTCGCCATCGACGATGCGCTTGCTCACGGTGTCACTTCGGTTCAGGACCTGTCGAGCTGGGAGGACTTCCTCGTACTCGAAGATATGGAAAAGGCGGGCAAGCTCCACCTGCGCGTCAGCGAGTGGCTGGCCTTCGGCGCTTCGCTGGACACGCTGAAAAAAGAGCGCGCCTCGCATCCGGCGGACGATCCCCTTCTCCGCACCGGGATGCTGAAGGGCTTTATGGACGGCTCGTTGGGCTCGCGCACTGCTGCTCTCGCTGCGCCTTACTCCGATGATCCCGGCAACTCGGGGATTCCGCGCTACGACCAGGCGACGCTTGATGCGATGACGAAGGAGCGTGCGGATGCGGGCTTTCAGGTTGGTCTTCATGTCATCGGCGATCAGGCGAATCATATGGCGCTTGACGCCTTCGAGGCAGCTGATGCCAACACCGCACAGCGCGAAAAGGCCGACATGAATACGTGCTTCTCACGACTGTCGGAGGATGCTCGCAAACGGATGCAGGAAGGAAAACTCTTCGATCCTTGTGGCGTTCCTCGAGGCTCGCCCTCTTACTACATGCGCTATCGTATCGAGCATGCCCAGGTTCTCCTCCCCGCGGACTTCGATCTCTACCGGCAGCTGGGCGTCATCGCCTCCATGCAGCCCTCGCACCTGCTTACCGATATGAACTGGGCTGAGGAACGGCTGGGGTCAGAGCGCGCGAAATACTCCTATGCGTGGCGCTCCATGCTCGACCATCACATCCCGCTGGCCTTCGGCACCGACTACCCGGTTGAGTCGATCAATCCTTTCCGCGGACTGTACGCAGCCATCACCCGCCAGAACGAGGCAGGAACGAGGACCTACCAGCCGCAGGAGAAGATCATGCTCAACGAGGCTATCTATGCCTATACGCAAGGCTCCGCGTTCGCCGAGTTCCGCGAGAGAGACCTCGGCAGGCTGGAACCAGGTTCCCTTGCTGATTTCGTCGTGCTGGACCGGGACATCACCTCTACCACTCCCCAGCAGCTACTCCACACGAATGTTCTGCGCACGGTTGTGAGTGGCGAGACGGTCTACACTGCAAGCGGAGCCAATGGCGGTCCATCAAAGTAA